A DNA window from Lagenorhynchus albirostris chromosome 5, mLagAlb1.1, whole genome shotgun sequence contains the following coding sequences:
- the NAA50 gene encoding N-alpha-acetyltransferase 50 isoform X1, with amino-acid sequence MKGSRIELGDVTPHNIKQLKRLNQVIFPVSYNDKFYKDVLEVGELAKLAYFNDIAVGAVCCRVDHSQNQKRLYIMTLGCLAPYRRLGIGTKMLNHVLNICEKDGTFDNIYLHVQISNESAIDFYRKFGFEIIETKKNYYKRIEPADAHVLQKNLKVPSGQNADVQKTDN; translated from the exons TAGCCGGATCGAGCTGGGAGATGTGACACCACACAATATTAAGCAGTTGAAGAGATTAAACCAGGTGATCTTTCCAGTCAGCTACAATGACAAGTTCTATAAGGATGTGCTGGAGGTTGGCGAGCTAGCAAAACTTG CCTATTTCAATGATATTGCAGTAGGTGCAGTATGCTGTAGGGTGGATCATTCACAGAATCAGAAGAGACTTTACATCATGACACTAGGATGTCTGGCACCATACCGAAGGCTAGGAATAG GAACTAAAATGTTAAATCATGTCTTAAACATCTGTGAAAAAGATGGCACTTTTGACAACATCTATCT GCATGTCCAGATCAGCAATGAGTCTGCAATTGACTTCTACAGAAAGTTTGGCTTTGAGATTATTGAGACAAAGAAGAACTACTATAAGAGGATAGAGCCCGCTGATGCTCATGTGCTGCAGAAAAACCTCAAAGTCCCTTCTGGCCAGAACGCAGATGTGCAGAAGACAGACAACTGA
- the NAA50 gene encoding N-alpha-acetyltransferase 50 isoform X2: MKGRIELGDVTPHNIKQLKRLNQVIFPVSYNDKFYKDVLEVGELAKLAYFNDIAVGAVCCRVDHSQNQKRLYIMTLGCLAPYRRLGIGTKMLNHVLNICEKDGTFDNIYLHVQISNESAIDFYRKFGFEIIETKKNYYKRIEPADAHVLQKNLKVPSGQNADVQKTDN; this comes from the exons CCGGATCGAGCTGGGAGATGTGACACCACACAATATTAAGCAGTTGAAGAGATTAAACCAGGTGATCTTTCCAGTCAGCTACAATGACAAGTTCTATAAGGATGTGCTGGAGGTTGGCGAGCTAGCAAAACTTG CCTATTTCAATGATATTGCAGTAGGTGCAGTATGCTGTAGGGTGGATCATTCACAGAATCAGAAGAGACTTTACATCATGACACTAGGATGTCTGGCACCATACCGAAGGCTAGGAATAG GAACTAAAATGTTAAATCATGTCTTAAACATCTGTGAAAAAGATGGCACTTTTGACAACATCTATCT GCATGTCCAGATCAGCAATGAGTCTGCAATTGACTTCTACAGAAAGTTTGGCTTTGAGATTATTGAGACAAAGAAGAACTACTATAAGAGGATAGAGCCCGCTGATGCTCATGTGCTGCAGAAAAACCTCAAAGTCCCTTCTGGCCAGAACGCAGATGTGCAGAAGACAGACAACTGA